A window of Aerococcus urinae contains these coding sequences:
- a CDS encoding ATP synthase subunit C produces the protein MSIATMLKLTIALTFILAFVLPGAYYFLGHAGRERYKKTLAWNVFALVSGIAIALIIAYHPEVAFAAGQEAGAASDGLARGLGFIGAALSTGLSCVGAGIAVSNSASAALGAISEDASIFGRSLIFVGLAEGISLFGLIVSFSILGQL, from the coding sequence ATGTCTATTGCTACAATGCTTAAATTAACTATTGCCCTAACCTTTATCCTTGCTTTTGTCCTTCCAGGCGCTTACTACTTCTTAGGCCATGCCGGTCGGGAACGTTATAAGAAAACCTTGGCTTGGAATGTCTTTGCCCTGGTATCAGGAATTGCGATTGCTTTAATTATTGCCTACCACCCAGAAGTGGCCTTTGCAGCTGGTCAAGAAGCTGGCGCTGCTAGTGACGGTTTAGCCCGTGGCCTAGGTTTTATCGGTGCTGCCCTTTCTACTGGTCTCTCCTGTGTAGGTGCTGGTATTGCCGTATCTAACTCTGCTTCTGCAGCTCTTGGTGCCATTAGTGAAGACGCTTCTATCTTTGGTCGTTCATTGATCTTTGTTGGTTTGGCTGAAGGTATCTCCCTCTTCGGTTTAATTGTTTCCTTCTCTATCCTAGGTCAACTTTAA
- a CDS encoding V-type ATP synthase subunit F, which yields MKQYLISDNVHSLTGMKLVGVDGVLIKDQDSFEEAFQAVLERNDIGVLMISPQLIADHQDLVDEVRFNRSTPLIVEMLGPSEYASEQSSIADTIQRAIGISI from the coding sequence ATGAAACAATATCTCATTAGTGATAATGTGCATTCCTTAACCGGGATGAAACTGGTGGGCGTTGACGGCGTCTTAATCAAGGACCAAGATTCATTTGAAGAGGCTTTTCAAGCAGTCTTGGAAAGAAATGATATTGGTGTTTTGATGATTTCGCCCCAGCTGATTGCTGACCACCAAGACCTAGTCGATGAGGTGCGATTCAACCGCTCAACACCTCTGATTGTAGAGATGTTAGGCCCCAGTGAATATGCATCCGAACAATCCTCAATCGCTGACACCATCCAGCGTGCCATTGGGATATCCATTTAG